In a single window of the Chiloscyllium punctatum isolate Juve2018m chromosome 25, sChiPun1.3, whole genome shotgun sequence genome:
- the pou4f4 gene encoding brain-specific homeobox/POU domain protein 3-like yields the protein MMSMNSKQPFGMHPILHEPKYTTLHSSTEAIRRACLPTPPLQGNIFTGFDETLLSRAEALAAVDIVSQKSHPFKPDVTYHTMTSVSCTPTSSSVHLPHPSVLTSHPHHHHHHHQTAQGLDGELLDHLNPGLSLSGMAGPEVGSTPSHAHAHMPGMNHMSHHPHHHQPMNISHSHALSAHMGLGANDGEADPRELESFAERFKQRRIKLGVTQADVGSALANLKIPGVGCLSQSTICRFESLTLSHNNMIALKPILEAWLDEAERAQREKMTKPELFSGGDRKRKRTSIAAPEKRSLEAYFAVQPRPSSEKIAAIAEKLDLKKNVVRVWFCNQRQKQKRMKFSATH from the exons ATGATGTCCATGAACAGCAAGCAGCCCTTCGGCATGCACCCCATCTTGCACGAACCCAAATACACGACTCTGCACTCGAGCACCGAGGCCATCAGGAGAGCGTGCCTGCCCACTCCTCCG TTACAAGGCAATATCTTCACCGGATTCGATGAGACGTTGCTGTCCCGAGCCGAAGCCCTGGCAGCTGTGGATATTGTATCGCAGAAAAGCCACCCGTTCAAGCCAGATGTCACCTACCACACCATGACCAGCGTGTCCTGCACACCTACCTCCTCGTCTGTACACCTTCCCCATCCATCGGTGCTGACCTCTCAcccccatcatcaccatcaccaccaccagaCAGCCCAAGGCCTGGATGGGGAGCTGCTGGACCACCTGAACCCTGGCCTATCCCTGAGTGGGATGGCCGGGCCTGAGGTCGGCTCCACACCATCACATGCCCATGCTCACATGCCCGGTATGAACCACATGTCCCATCACCCGCACCACCACCAACCtatgaacatttcccattcacACGCCCTGTCCGCCCATATGGGCCTGGGCGCGAACGACGGCGAGGCCGACCCCAGGGAGCTCGAGTCGTTTGCAGAGAGATTCAAACAGCGGAGGATCAAGCTCGGTGTGACACAGGCCGATGTCGGCTCAGCCTTGGCCAACCTGAAGATCCCGGGGGTGGGCTGTTTAAGTCAAAGCACAATCTGCAGGTTTGAATCGTTGACTCTGTCGCACAATAACATGATTGCGCTCAAGCCCATCCTGGAGGCTTGGCTGGACGAAGCCGAGAGGGCTCAGAGGGAGAAAATGACCAAGCCCGAGCTCTTCAGCGGAGGGGACAGAAAGCGCAAGCGGACCTCCATCGCAGCCCCGGAGAAGCGCTCCCTCGAAGCTTACTTCGCCGTCCAGCCCCGTCCTTCGTCCGAGAAGATTGCAGCAATTGCAGAGAAATTGGACCTGAAAAAGAATGTGGTGAGAGTGTGGTTTTGCAATCAGAGACAGAAACAAAAGAGGATGAAATTTTCTGCCACGCATTAA